The DNA region AGCTGCACCTTCGTTTTCAATGGTACTGCGCTGGCTTCCCATGATGTCCATAATTGGCCGATCCCCCACCAGCATATTGATCGCCGACCGGGACACATCCCGGATAGTTTCGGTGCGTTCCATTACATTGAACACCCAGGCCATGGGGTCGGTGATTCGGTACTGGATGATCCACTCCACTTCAATGATATTGAGGTCCCCGGTGAGCATGGTAGATTCGTTGGTGAGGTTTGAGTAAGTGGAACTCACCCCGCTCCTCAGGGTCCTGAAACCAAACTGTTCGGTTTGTACAGTAGTAACGTTAACCAGGTACTGATGGTCTATGCCGAAGGGCAATTTAAAATGAAGCCCCGGCCCGTAGATGGCGTTGAACTTCCCGAACCGGGTAACCACAGCCTCTTCGGTCTGGTCCACGATATAAACACTGGTGCCCAAAAGGCTCACCACCACAATCCCCACCACAACGAGGATCACCGTCACGGGGTTCATAAATTTTGAAACCCCCGGGGTTACATTCTGCATATTGCTCTACTCCTCTAAAAAGGGCGGCGCAGCCGCCAGTCAATCGGAAGTGTTACGAAGTAACACCTACTCCTCTAAAAAGGGCGGCGCAGCCGCCAGTCAATCGGAAGTGTTACGAAGTAACACCTACTCCTCTAAAAAGGGCGGCGTAGCCGCCAGTCAATCGGAAGTGTTACGAAGTAACACCTACTTCCTTTCGGTCAGGTCCTTTGCATTGAGAAGCACCGCCTGACCTTCGGTGTTCTGGGTAATAATAAGATCATCCTGGAAGGTTACGGTGGCAAAGGGATGCACCGTTACTGTTGACCGGGCCTGTCGGGCCAGCTCCGTATTGTACCTGCCTAAGTAGAGGCCACCGGGCGCGGAGCTGATGGCGTAGATATCCTGCCCGTTTATCCAGAGGAGGCTCTGGGGGTGGATATCGTCTTCCCCCTGTTTAATCATTTCCAGGGTAGCGGGGCTGATCTCCACCAGCCGTATGGCGCCATTGCCCCGGTCCTCCCCGGCCACGGCCAGTATCTTTCCCTCCATGAGGGTGAAGGTCCGGGCGTTTATGCTGTTCAGCGCCGAGCTTTGCAATGTCGTTCCGGAATCGATCTGTAGTTTTACTATTCTTCCAAGGGCAGAGTTGGGGCTTTCCAGTTTTATCCCCAGAACACCCTGGGGCGCCTGGGCTGCTTGCTGATTGATGAGCCCCTGCTGATCCTGGGCTATGTCCTGCCGTTCCTGCTGGGCTTCGGCAGCCTTCTGTTCGGCGAACTCTTCGGTTTTTTCAGCTTCCTGGCGCTGCTCATCCAGTTCCTCTTCCTTCTGGGCGATCTCTTCATCCTTCTGGTCCGCCTCAGCCTCCCGGGTGTCCAGTTCCTTCTCTGCGGCCTCCGCTTCTTCGGGGCTAATCTTCCCCGCTTCCTGATCTTCTTTTAATTGCTGCCGGTCTTCGGCTATCTGCTGGCGTTCCTGCTGATTCTGCTGCCTATCCTCGGCTACCACTTTTTCATCATTGGCGATGGCTTCCCGCTTGGCAGCGGCGGCTTGTTCCGCCTGTTCCGCCTCCCGTTCCTTGATGTCAACCATGCCCTGGCGCTGGGGTATGCCCTTGTCATCGTCCTGGCGCAGTTCGCCTATCACATCATTCTCTGTGAGGGTGGAGGTATCTATGGCGCTGAGGGATCCGGGCATGGCGGTTTGCAGGGGAATCACAATCAGGGAACGGCCGGGCCATTCGTCATATCGTGTGGAAAGCCCCGCCTTTTCCCGGGTCAGGTTCCCAATCACCGGAGTCTTATACCGGCGGGTAAAAAAGTCCCAGTTTCCCCGGAACACCGCATTGTAGATAGTGATATATTGGGCCAAAAGGGCGGCGTCCCGCTCGCTGTAATCGTAGGCCCCTTCAAGGTAGCCCTGGATGATCAGCCGGAGATTGCGGATATGGTCCACCCCTGCATCAGGGCCCAGCCCCAGGATATCCGCATCAAGTTTGTCCCCCTCGGGATCGCTCACCGAGTGGATCACAAAATACCGGGCAGAAGTGCCAGTGGTGGAATCCCCGGCCCGTATGGCCTGGCCTGCGGTAAACCCGATATTCCGTATCTGGGCCCGGGTTTCTATCCGGTCTTGGGGCCCTTCGTAGTTGATGAAGTTTATCGGCTCCTGGCTGGTGGACAGTTCCTCCGTATCGACCTGTGAAAAGAGGGGAGTACCGGAACCCAGAATTAAAATAATGGAAAAGAAAAGCAGGTATCTGGCGCCGGGGGTCTTCATGTGATTTCTCCTTAGGATAAACCTACTGTATAGTATGCCCGGAAAAAGCAATGTTTACAATGGGGAATGAGGAATTTAGCCCTAGGAAGCGGCGGCAAGGTTTATGATGTCTTTAGCTTAGAAGGTCTGCGGCGATCCAAAGCCAGCGGCCGGGAGGGGTGGTCCAGACTTCCCGGTAGGTGGCGATGTTTGCCTGGGGCCAATAGGGGAGGTCTTCGTTGCCCCGGGTTTGTACTCCCACGGGCATTTCTCCTACAGTTTCTCCCAAAAGGGCCGTATATTGCTGCCCAAAATTACTGCCCTCTCCGTATATCAGGGATTGGCCAAAGGGATTTTTACCCAGGGTCCAATACAACTGCTCCCGGGCTATATTGAGCAGCGCATGGTCTTTAAAATAGTTCCCTAAAATAGATGCTGCCTTGCCCATGGAAAGATGAATAGCCGAATTTCCCCGAAATGAAAACCATACGGGGAAACACCGGATGCAGTACTCTTTCCCCAGGGGTATTCCCTGTTTAAGCTGCTCCGCATAATTTTTTCGCTCCCCTTCGTAGTCCACCCGAGGATGGACACGCTCAAAGGCGTCCCGGTCGTCTATTTCGTCAGCCCTGTGTATACCCGCAGGGAGCATGCCATAGGGGGCCGTATAAGAGGTCAATGCCTTAAGGTAGTTTCCAAAGAGCTTTAAGCCTGCTTCCCAGAGAGCTTTATCCTCATGATCCGGCAAGGCCTTACAGGCTTCGGCCAGGGCCTGTACAAAGATCTGATCCCGGGCCTGGTGAGAAAAATGAACGATAGTTTTTTTTGTCTCATCCCGGTAGAAAAATCCTTTCAGGGGCGCCTGGGCTTCTCCGGTTTCCTGGCAGTCCAGGAGCTTTCGGGCAAATCCAAGCAGGGGTTCCAAAAAGGATGGGTCCCCGGAATTTTGGAACAGTAGGGCGGCGGCCCAGCACGCTGCGGCATAGTATTGAGAAAGTCCGGCAGATCCTGCGTGTTCCTGGGGTATCGGCGTTTCGACGCCAATTTCGTTAAAACGCTTTATGGCAAAAGCAAAGTCTTCTTTTGCAGCGTCCAGACATTTCCAGGACAGGGGCTGGTCTTTTTCGGCAAAGGCCGCCGCCGCCGTCGCTTCTACAGCGGACATGATAAAATTTTCAAAAGAGTGGTTGTGGACCCCGGCCTCACAGTCATCCATGTTTCCTATCAAGCCATCGGTCCAGCGGCGTATCCCCGCATTGCTGGCCCGGTAGCCATCCCCAAAGCGCATCCTGAGGATAAAGTCCAGTCCCCAGTTGGCTTCTTCCATGAGCCGGTTATACAGAAAACTGTTTTTTGTTTTAAGCGCTTCGGCGGTCTGCAGCAGGGCATGCAGTATTTCTGCACTTTGAACCGTCTGCTGGGATACATCCGCGGCATCATGCCAGCCGCCCTGGTAGGGCAGGGTAAGTCCCCCATGTTTGGCCACCACATCGGCATGGCAGACGCCGTGCTTTCCTGATACGGGATAACCGCACCGTTCGCTGTATAGAAAATTTATCAGCTTCCAAATAGTATCTTCAAAGACTGTGTCCCCGATGCGGAAGGATGCAGTACGGGTATTGCCAAAACAGAGATAGTAAGTCCCCGGAGTTTCGACGGAACTAAAATCCATGACCCCAAAGGCGCCATGGATATTTTCTACTCTGTCTATGGGACCGGAAAACACGGGTTTTTCAGTCTCCCCGTTAAATACCGTAAAATCGGCGGCCGTTGTTTGGGCAACAGCGGTTTTTGCGCCCCCGCAAAAATATCCGGAGGACGAAAATACCGCAGTTTCTTCGGCGCACTGCCACCCATGAACCACATCGCATTGAACTTCCTGAAACTGAATATCCCGAAGTTCAAAAAAAAGTTCATCTCCCGTACTGAGTTCCTTTCCGTAGCGGTGGACCTCAAAAGAAATTTCTTCGATCCGGTCGTGGGCTATGGTGTCTATTTCCCATGCGCAGGTATTCCACTCAAAATTTTTAAGGTTTATGGCGTTAAAGCCTTCCCGGGAATAGACATCGGGGATTTTTATTTTACCCGTGTTTACAAAGCCGACCCGCACAATGGGACTGTGCAGCCCCGGGCAGGCAGGACGGATTTGAAAATAAATGCGGTTGCCCCGGCTCAGGTCCCGGCCTCGGAGATCAAGCCGGGCAATGTAGGAACCAAAGGTGGCATAGTCTCCCGCCGCAGCGTCCATGGCCCGGACTTCTTTTCCGGGCCAATGATCCGAGCGGGCGCCGGTTTTGAGGGCCAGAGTACCATCGGCACCAATCCGGAATGTTCCTTCTCCATCAAAGGTCCAGGGCTTTTGATCTGTACCGTCCCAGAGGCTGATCCGGTGCAGAACCGGTTTTTTCAGGCTCCGGTATTCAACGGTTTTTTCAGCATCCGCCTCCAGGGGGTAATGCACATACAGGGATTCCTTGAGTTTTGTTTCAAATTGAATATCCATACCAGCCGCCTATAATTCTATTTCAAAGATGGCTTCGGTTTCTACCGGAATGTTTCCCGGCAGCGCATTAACGCCAATGGCAGACCTGGCGGGCAGCCCTATGGCAGGGCCAAAAAGATCCGACAAAAGCTGGGTGCCGCCATTGGCTACATCGGGCTGATTGTAAAAATCATCGGTTCCGGCCACCATGGTTAGTATCTTTACGCAGTTTTTTATTTTACCCAGATCGCCGATATTGGCCTCAAGGATTGCCAGTACATTTAACATACAGTTACGGGCAAAGATTTGTCCCTGGGCAATATCAAAGTCACTGCCCAGTTTACCCTGAATAGGAACATCCAGCAGGGGACCGCAGCCTGAGACATATACCAGGCCCGACCCAAATTGTTTTACCTGTGCATAGACTCCCCCTTTAGGCGGTGCCTTGGGAAGAGTAATCTTTAATTCTTTCAGCCGTTCATACACACCCATATATCCATCCTTATTATTTTTATTCTCATTGCTTGATTAAACCCCGCGGGAGAGCACTGAACCCGAATACTCTTCGGTTTTGTCCTGCCGCCAGGCTATAGTTCCATTTACCATTACCAGATCCATACCTGCTGCTTTCCGTAGGGGGTTAAGATAATCCCCCTGATCGGTAAAACACTCAGGTTTAAAAATTGCTATGTCCGCATAATTGCCAGGGGCCAGTCTTCCCCGGTTTTTTATTCCCACCCGATCCGCGGCGAGGCCGGTCATCTTGTGTATTGCCTCCTTTAAGCTTAGAATTTTTCGTTCCCGGACGTATTCTCTCAAAAGTTTTGGAAAGGCGCCGGTCAGCCGGGGGTGGGGATGAGGGGTTCCGCCATAGAGGGAATCGGATATCACCACGGTCCAGGGCAGCCGGGCTATGGTATCAACATCCTCCTGGTCCATGCTGAGAACAATTATCCCTGCCGTTTCTTGGTCCAACAAAAGATCGGCCAGTAAATCAGCGGCATCTTCATACCCTTCATTCCGAGCAGCCTCATCCATGGTTTTACCGAGATACTGTTCATGGTTTCCCCCTGAGAGGGAACTAAGGATGATCCGATCCCAGCCTATGCTGGTAACCATGTTATCCCATCCGGGGTGGTTTTTATACAGCTCTGCTTTTAAAAAATCCCTGCCCCCGGGAGCAGTCAATTGTGCCCGCAACGCTTCGGGTTTGTCCGCCTGAACTGTTGGGGGTAAAAGGGACAGTATGGTGGTGGACCCTCCGGTATAGGGATAAAAATCCGCTGCCACAGGCTGCCCCCGGGCGCGGGCCTGTTCGATACAGTCGATGGCTTTGAATATTGTTTTGCCCCAGTTCTGTATACCCGTAGCTTTTAAATGGCTGATATTCAGCGGAATTTCAGCGTTTCCGGCAACTTGTATCATCTCTTCCACCGAGGCTGCCAGGCTGTCCCCTTCGCCCCGGATGTGGGTGCATAAGACGCCGCCCCGTTTGCCTGCTTCCCGAGCAAGACTTTCCAACTCTTCCCGGGACGAAAAATATTCAGGCTGGTACATGATGCCAAAGGAAAGCCCTAAGGCCCCGGCATCCATAGCCTGGGCAATAAAGGCTTTAGCCTTTTCCAGTTCCTTTGCGCTGAGGGGAGCGCGGGAAAACCCTTTCAGCGACGTTTCGATGGCCCCAGCGCCGGCAAGAAAAGCCATGTTGAGGGGCAGGGGCAGCTGTTTGAGTCCTGCGGTATAGGCTGCATAATCCGCAAGGGGCAGCCCATGGGGCACAGTCCCCAGTACCGGCCGTATATACCGGTACATTTCTTCTTTCCATCGGGGGTCAACTGGCAGGGGCGCCATACCGCAGTTTCCTACCACCGTGGTACTAATCCCCTGGGCAAGTTCAATCTGCCCAAAATCCTGGTCCGTAAAAACCGCTGCATCACAGTGGCGGTGGATATCAATAAAACCTGGACATACCACTTTCCCCCGGGCGTCTATCACCTGGGCGCCGGAATCCGGCAAATCAGGGCCCATGCGGGCAATGGTTTTACCCTCCACCAAAAGATCCGCTGTAAAGGGCTCGCCGCCGGTACCGTCATAGAGGAGGCCGCCCCGGATTAGGATTTTATTCTGGCCCATGGATTTACACCACCATGCCCCGGGCTTCTACCCGCTGGAGGCGGAATTTTCCCGCCTCTTCCAAATACACCTGGTTATGCATGTTTATGGCGGTACACACATGCAGGGGAATCAGGGTAATACGCTGTCCTACCGAGAGCAGGGTTTTTCCGTTGACAGACCGAATAATGCCGTGTTCTTCATTCATACGATCAAGGAGCAGATCCTCCCGGCCTTCTACCCGGGCATAGGCGGTATACTGAAAGGGCGCCGTATGCAGGACCACATCGGTGGGAAAGCATTTGGTCCCGCCGTCAATAACCGCATAATCTTCCCGGGGACAGCTTACCACCGTTGCAACATAGCGTACCGCTATCTCGGATGGTTGGGCGACCTTTTCACTGCAGAGCATAAGGTCCTTAAAGATGTAGGTGCCCGGACGTATTTCATTTATCTTGCCGAGCCGGGCCACCGCTGCTCCGGTGGGAGAAGAACCCCCTGAAATATCCGGGAGTTTTATTCCCAAAGCTTCTATCTTTTTAGCAGCCCTTTCCATGAGGCTGCTCTCTTCCTGAGCTGCCAGCTCATTTTCCTCCGTCGGCGTCCCCTGATAATTGAGGCCTTTAAACGTATAAATTCCCGTAAGCCGGAGCCCCGGCATTTTATATACCGCCTCCGCAAGCAGGGAAGCTTCTTCCAGGGGTATCCCGGTCCGCTTTGCCCCGGTATCAATTTCAAGCCGTACTTCCAGTTCCTGTCCGGCCTTGACTGCGGCCTGGCTGAGGGCAAG from Treponema primitia ZAS-2 includes:
- the hflK gene encoding FtsH protease activity modulator HflK; translated protein: MQNVTPGVSKFMNPVTVILVVVGIVVVSLLGTSVYIVDQTEEAVVTRFGKFNAIYGPGLHFKLPFGIDHQYLVNVTTVQTEQFGFRTLRSGVSSTYSNLTNESTMLTGDLNIIEVEWIIQYRITDPMAWVFNVMERTETIRDVSRSAINMLVGDRPIMDIMGSQRSTIENEGAAFMNETFRGYGLGIDVIAVKLQNIDPPAGVQEAFDDVNKAEQDQNRLINEGQQAYNAEIPRAKGEADRLIQIAQGYEAERINKANGDVARFNSVYEEYRKAPDVTRQRLYYEMMEEVFKDDTETVIIDRNFNNFLPLRDLNASRSSGGAR
- a CDS encoding P83/100 family protein, encoding MKTPGARYLLFFSIILILGSGTPLFSQVDTEELSTSQEPINFINYEGPQDRIETRAQIRNIGFTAGQAIRAGDSTTGTSARYFVIHSVSDPEGDKLDADILGLGPDAGVDHIRNLRLIIQGYLEGAYDYSERDAALLAQYITIYNAVFRGNWDFFTRRYKTPVIGNLTREKAGLSTRYDEWPGRSLIVIPLQTAMPGSLSAIDTSTLTENDVIGELRQDDDKGIPQRQGMVDIKEREAEQAEQAAAAKREAIANDEKVVAEDRQQNQQERQQIAEDRQQLKEDQEAGKISPEEAEAAEKELDTREAEADQKDEEIAQKEEELDEQRQEAEKTEEFAEQKAAEAQQERQDIAQDQQGLINQQAAQAPQGVLGIKLESPNSALGRIVKLQIDSGTTLQSSALNSINARTFTLMEGKILAVAGEDRGNGAIRLVEISPATLEMIKQGEDDIHPQSLLWINGQDIYAISSAPGGLYLGRYNTELARQARSTVTVHPFATVTFQDDLIITQNTEGQAVLLNAKDLTERK
- a CDS encoding glycoside hydrolase family 9 protein translates to MDIQFETKLKESLYVHYPLEADAEKTVEYRSLKKPVLHRISLWDGTDQKPWTFDGEGTFRIGADGTLALKTGARSDHWPGKEVRAMDAAAGDYATFGSYIARLDLRGRDLSRGNRIYFQIRPACPGLHSPIVRVGFVNTGKIKIPDVYSREGFNAINLKNFEWNTCAWEIDTIAHDRIEEISFEVHRYGKELSTGDELFFELRDIQFQEVQCDVVHGWQCAEETAVFSSSGYFCGGAKTAVAQTTAADFTVFNGETEKPVFSGPIDRVENIHGAFGVMDFSSVETPGTYYLCFGNTRTASFRIGDTVFEDTIWKLINFLYSERCGYPVSGKHGVCHADVVAKHGGLTLPYQGGWHDAADVSQQTVQSAEILHALLQTAEALKTKNSFLYNRLMEEANWGLDFILRMRFGDGYRASNAGIRRWTDGLIGNMDDCEAGVHNHSFENFIMSAVEATAAAAFAEKDQPLSWKCLDAAKEDFAFAIKRFNEIGVETPIPQEHAGSAGLSQYYAAACWAAALLFQNSGDPSFLEPLLGFARKLLDCQETGEAQAPLKGFFYRDETKKTIVHFSHQARDQIFVQALAEACKALPDHEDKALWEAGLKLFGNYLKALTSYTAPYGMLPAGIHRADEIDDRDAFERVHPRVDYEGERKNYAEQLKQGIPLGKEYCIRCFPVWFSFRGNSAIHLSMGKAASILGNYFKDHALLNIAREQLYWTLGKNPFGQSLIYGEGSNFGQQYTALLGETVGEMPVGVQTRGNEDLPYWPQANIATYREVWTTPPGRWLWIAADLLS
- a CDS encoding RidA family protein; this translates as MGVYERLKELKITLPKAPPKGGVYAQVKQFGSGLVYVSGCGPLLDVPIQGKLGSDFDIAQGQIFARNCMLNVLAILEANIGDLGKIKNCVKILTMVAGTDDFYNQPDVANGGTQLLSDLFGPAIGLPARSAIGVNALPGNIPVETEAIFEIEL
- a CDS encoding N-acyl-D-amino-acid deacylase family protein, with amino-acid sequence MGQNKILIRGGLLYDGTGGEPFTADLLVEGKTIARMGPDLPDSGAQVIDARGKVVCPGFIDIHRHCDAAVFTDQDFGQIELAQGISTTVVGNCGMAPLPVDPRWKEEMYRYIRPVLGTVPHGLPLADYAAYTAGLKQLPLPLNMAFLAGAGAIETSLKGFSRAPLSAKELEKAKAFIAQAMDAGALGLSFGIMYQPEYFSSREELESLAREAGKRGGVLCTHIRGEGDSLAASVEEMIQVAGNAEIPLNISHLKATGIQNWGKTIFKAIDCIEQARARGQPVAADFYPYTGGSTTILSLLPPTVQADKPEALRAQLTAPGGRDFLKAELYKNHPGWDNMVTSIGWDRIILSSLSGGNHEQYLGKTMDEAARNEGYEDAADLLADLLLDQETAGIIVLSMDQEDVDTIARLPWTVVISDSLYGGTPHPHPRLTGAFPKLLREYVRERKILSLKEAIHKMTGLAADRVGIKNRGRLAPGNYADIAIFKPECFTDQGDYLNPLRKAAGMDLVMVNGTIAWRQDKTEEYSGSVLSRGV
- a CDS encoding alanine racemase codes for the protein METLTQAQLETPCLVINMEQVRENITAMQKIADTAGCRLRPHVKTHKMPLFARMQVEAGASGICCAKVSEAEVMADGGLQDIFIAYPLVGDFRIQRALILARRITRLILAVDSLQGALALSQAAVKAGQELEVRLEIDTGAKRTGIPLEEASLLAEAVYKMPGLRLTGIYTFKGLNYQGTPTEENELAAQEESSLMERAAKKIEALGIKLPDISGGSSPTGAAVARLGKINEIRPGTYIFKDLMLCSEKVAQPSEIAVRYVATVVSCPREDYAVIDGGTKCFPTDVVLHTAPFQYTAYARVEGREDLLLDRMNEEHGIIRSVNGKTLLSVGQRITLIPLHVCTAINMHNQVYLEEAGKFRLQRVEARGMVV